A region from the Wansuia hejianensis genome encodes:
- a CDS encoding amidohydrolase, with protein sequence MKRIYYGGTILTMKKELYTEALLEEDGIIRHTGGYEELKIQEPEAETVNLEGNTLMPAFLDSHSHFSGVATGLLQVSLEEAECWQDICDAIKKFAEERRIPKGQWIMAKGYDHNHLKEGRHPSAGLLDRVFPDNPVVLQHQSGHMGVFNSRGLERLGITEDTKAPQGGVIEIRDGKLTGYLEENAFTEYLRRVPMPEPEDLMKAFSDAQTKYASFGITTVQEGMMTRELIPLYQMMRQKKILRLDVNGYSEVAAVDEWCDAFPGAVMRYDGHFRIGGLKIFLDGSPQGRTAWMREPYQGEDSYCGYGTMKDSEVRSAAAMAAERGMQLLAHCNGDAAAAQYLRTLAAQEKETPEFRESRPVMIHAQLLGTDQLEEVRRLGVTPSFFVAHVYHWGDVHIRNFGMERAGAISPAGSAAAEGIRFTFHQDAPVLEPDMLETVWCAVNRRTRAGVTLGGNEKVTVLEALKAVTVNAAWQYFEEDSKGCLAAGKRADYVILDQNPLDTDGEKLREIRVLATLKDGKAIYM encoded by the coding sequence ATGAAAAGAATTTATTACGGCGGAACAATACTCACCATGAAAAAAGAGCTGTATACGGAAGCTTTGCTGGAAGAGGATGGGATTATAAGGCATACGGGCGGTTATGAAGAGCTGAAAATACAGGAGCCGGAGGCTGAGACGGTGAATCTGGAGGGGAATACACTGATGCCGGCGTTCCTGGACTCTCACAGCCATTTTTCCGGTGTGGCTACCGGATTACTGCAGGTATCATTGGAGGAGGCAGAATGCTGGCAGGATATCTGCGATGCTATTAAAAAATTTGCGGAGGAGCGGAGGATACCAAAGGGCCAGTGGATCATGGCTAAGGGATATGACCACAATCATCTGAAAGAGGGGCGGCATCCGTCAGCCGGCCTTCTGGACCGGGTGTTTCCCGACAATCCGGTAGTTTTGCAGCATCAGTCCGGGCATATGGGAGTCTTCAACAGCAGGGGGCTTGAACGCCTGGGGATCACAGAAGATACCAAAGCGCCACAGGGAGGCGTAATCGAGATTAGGGATGGGAAGCTGACTGGTTATCTGGAAGAGAATGCGTTTACAGAATATTTAAGGCGGGTGCCGATGCCGGAACCTGAAGATCTGATGAAGGCATTTTCTGATGCTCAGACGAAATATGCTTCCTTTGGTATCACTACAGTTCAGGAAGGCATGATGACCAGGGAGTTAATCCCGCTTTATCAGATGATGCGCCAAAAGAAGATTCTGAGGCTGGATGTGAACGGCTATTCAGAGGTGGCTGCGGTGGATGAGTGGTGCGATGCCTTTCCGGGAGCTGTGATGCGTTACGACGGGCATTTCCGGATTGGCGGACTGAAAATTTTCCTGGACGGCTCGCCCCAGGGCAGGACGGCCTGGATGAGAGAACCCTACCAGGGAGAGGATAGTTACTGCGGTTATGGGACAATGAAGGATTCCGAAGTCAGAAGCGCTGCGGCCATGGCGGCGGAGAGAGGGATGCAGCTTCTGGCGCACTGCAACGGCGACGCGGCTGCCGCACAGTATCTGAGGACGCTGGCGGCGCAGGAAAAAGAAACGCCTGAGTTCAGAGAAAGCCGTCCGGTGATGATTCATGCGCAGCTGCTGGGAACAGACCAGTTGGAGGAAGTCAGGCGCCTTGGCGTAACGCCGTCGTTTTTTGTCGCCCATGTGTATCACTGGGGCGATGTTCACATCAGGAATTTTGGGATGGAACGGGCGGGGGCCATCAGTCCGGCAGGATCGGCTGCCGCTGAGGGCATCCGTTTTACGTTTCATCAGGACGCGCCGGTGCTGGAACCGGATATGCTGGAGACTGTCTGGTGTGCGGTGAACCGAAGAACACGCGCGGGAGTGACTTTAGGCGGGAATGAGAAGGTGACCGTGCTGGAAGCGCTGAAGGCTGTGACTGTTAACGCTGCCTGGCAGTATTTTGAAGAAGACAGCAAGGGCTGCCTGGCGGCCGGGAAAAGGGCAGATTATGTGATTCTGGACCAGAATCCCCTGGATACGGACGGGGAGAAGCTCCGTGAAATCAGGGTCCTGGCGACCCTGAAGGACGGAAAAGCAATCTATATGTGA
- a CDS encoding FeoA family protein: protein MPLTMTAAGETATIKKVGGNEEVRRHLENLGFVTGGKVMVVSVAAGNLIVNVKESRVAISKEMANRIMV, encoded by the coding sequence ATGCCCTTAACAATGACGGCAGCAGGAGAGACTGCAACGATAAAAAAGGTTGGCGGCAACGAAGAAGTAAGACGTCATCTTGAAAACCTTGGGTTTGTAACAGGCGGCAAAGTCATGGTCGTATCCGTTGCCGCCGGGAATCTGATCGTAAACGTAAAGGAATCAAGGGTAGCGATCAGCAAAGAGATGGCTAACCGAATCATGGTATAA
- a CDS encoding FeoA family protein, with protein sequence MRTLKEVKIGSTVSVVKLHGEGAVKRRIMDMGITKGTSIYVRKVAPLGDPVEVTVRGYELSLRKADAEMIEVS encoded by the coding sequence ATGCGCACGTTGAAGGAAGTGAAAATCGGCAGCACGGTATCAGTGGTGAAGCTGCATGGCGAAGGTGCTGTCAAGAGGCGCATCATGGACATGGGAATCACGAAGGGTACCAGTATCTACGTTAGAAAAGTGGCCCCGCTGGGAGATCCGGTAGAGGTTACGGTCCGCGGCTACGAGCTGTCATTGAGAAAGGCCGATGCAGAAATGATTGAGGTGTCATGA
- the feoB gene encoding ferrous iron transport protein B gives MSVKIALAGNPNSGKTTLFNALTGSNQFVGNWPGVTVEKKEGRLKGYKDVIIMDLPGIYSLSPYTLEEVVARTYLITERPDAIINIIDGTNLERNLYLSTQLMELGIPVIMAVNMMDLVRKNGDKIDTKELSKQMGCEVVEISALKGTGIKEAAEKAVQLAETRRETPAVHTFAPEVESVLDSIENLLGNDVPSGQRRFYAIKLFERDNKIGEQMNRVPDVEPMIADAERAMDDDSESIITNERYTYIAKVIKRSYVKRSKEKLSRSDKIDRVLTNRWAGLPIFLGIMFIVYYVSVTTVGTLVTDWTNDTLFGEWIVPAANRGLEAIGCAAWLQGLLVDGIISGVGAVLGFVPQMLVLFLFLAFLESCGYMARVAFIMDRIFRKFGLSGKSFIPMLIGSGCGVPGIMASRTIESDRDRKMTIMTTTFIPCGAKLPIIAMIAGAFFGNAGWVSWSAYFVGIAAIVCSGIILKKTKMFAGDPAPFVMELPAYHLPTVGNILRSMWERGWSFIKKAGTIILLSTIVLWFLMSFGWDSAGAFRMLEAEELNYSILASIGNVIAPIFAPLGWTNLGEGWKMAVAAVSGLIAKENVVATFGLLYGFAEVAEDGAEIWGNLAASLTTVAAYGYLVFNLLCAPCFAAMGAIKREMNNRKWFWFAIGYQCLLAYCAALCVYQIGTVITVGASAINGWFFVALAVLAGFLYLLFRPYRESQTLNAKVRIKKGAKA, from the coding sequence ATGTCAGTCAAGATAGCATTGGCGGGGAATCCAAACAGTGGAAAGACAACACTTTTCAATGCGCTGACCGGTTCAAACCAGTTCGTTGGCAACTGGCCCGGTGTAACTGTTGAAAAAAAGGAAGGGCGTTTAAAAGGATATAAGGATGTCATCATCATGGACCTTCCCGGTATCTATTCTCTTTCTCCCTATACGCTGGAGGAAGTGGTTGCCCGTACCTATCTGATTACAGAGAGGCCGGACGCCATCATTAATATCATTGACGGGACCAACCTGGAGAGGAACCTGTATCTGTCCACGCAGCTGATGGAGCTGGGCATTCCGGTGATTATGGCTGTCAACATGATGGATCTGGTCAGGAAAAACGGTGATAAGATTGACACAAAAGAGCTGTCAAAGCAAATGGGCTGCGAAGTGGTTGAAATTTCAGCGCTGAAGGGAACGGGTATCAAAGAAGCGGCTGAAAAAGCCGTACAACTGGCAGAAACCCGCCGGGAGACACCGGCCGTCCATACCTTCGCGCCGGAGGTAGAGTCGGTGCTGGATTCCATTGAGAATCTTCTGGGAAACGACGTGCCCTCCGGACAAAGGAGATTCTACGCGATCAAATTGTTTGAGAGAGACAATAAAATCGGCGAGCAGATGAACCGGGTTCCGGATGTGGAGCCGATGATTGCAGACGCAGAGAGAGCCATGGACGATGATTCGGAAAGCATCATCACCAATGAAAGATATACATACATCGCGAAGGTAATTAAAAGATCCTACGTGAAGAGAAGTAAGGAGAAGCTATCCCGCTCTGATAAAATCGACCGGGTGCTGACCAACCGCTGGGCGGGGCTTCCCATTTTCCTGGGTATCATGTTTATCGTATATTATGTGTCAGTCACTACGGTTGGCACCCTTGTGACCGACTGGACCAACGACACGTTATTCGGGGAATGGATAGTTCCGGCAGCCAACAGAGGGCTGGAGGCTATTGGCTGCGCGGCCTGGCTGCAGGGACTGCTGGTAGACGGTATTATCAGCGGTGTCGGTGCGGTTCTCGGCTTTGTGCCCCAGATGCTGGTGCTGTTTCTATTCCTGGCATTCCTGGAGTCCTGTGGCTATATGGCCCGTGTCGCGTTCATCATGGACCGTATCTTCAGGAAATTCGGGCTTTCCGGAAAGTCCTTTATTCCGATGCTGATCGGCAGCGGCTGCGGAGTGCCGGGCATTATGGCCTCCCGAACGATCGAGAGCGACCGTGACCGTAAGATGACCATTATGACCACAACATTTATTCCCTGTGGGGCAAAGCTTCCCATTATCGCGATGATTGCAGGAGCATTCTTTGGCAATGCCGGTTGGGTGTCATGGAGCGCATACTTTGTGGGAATCGCGGCGATTGTCTGCAGCGGTATTATACTGAAAAAGACGAAAATGTTCGCAGGTGATCCGGCTCCTTTCGTCATGGAGCTTCCGGCTTACCATCTGCCTACCGTGGGCAATATCCTCCGCAGCATGTGGGAGCGCGGATGGTCCTTCATCAAGAAAGCCGGAACTATCATCCTGCTGTCAACCATCGTGCTGTGGTTCCTGATGAGCTTCGGCTGGGATTCAGCAGGGGCGTTCAGAATGCTGGAAGCTGAGGAACTGAATTACAGTATCCTGGCCTCCATCGGGAATGTGATCGCACCGATCTTCGCCCCGCTGGGCTGGACGAATCTGGGAGAAGGCTGGAAGATGGCAGTTGCTGCTGTCAGCGGCCTGATCGCCAAGGAAAACGTCGTGGCAACCTTTGGCCTTCTGTACGGATTTGCCGAGGTTGCTGAAGACGGCGCCGAAATCTGGGGAAACCTGGCTGCAAGCCTGACAACGGTTGCCGCATACGGATATCTCGTATTTAACCTGCTCTGCGCCCCCTGTTTCGCAGCGATGGGCGCCATCAAACGTGAGATGAATAACCGGAAATGGTTCTGGTTTGCCATTGGATACCAGTGTCTGCTGGCATACTGCGCAGCTCTGTGCGTATATCAGATCGGTACTGTGATTACCGTCGGAGCCAGCGCCATTAATGGTTGGTTCTTCGTAGCACTGGCAGTCCTTGCAGGCTTCCTGTATCTGCTGTTTCGTCCCTACAGAGAGAGCCAGACGCTGAACGCGAAAGTTCGCATTAAAAAAGGAGCAAAGGCCTGA
- a CDS encoding FeoB-associated Cys-rich membrane protein, whose product MNAPTFVILLAVIAVVVLAIRSMHKDKKSGKTCSGCGGGCSGCHGSCGTAGKKER is encoded by the coding sequence ATGAATGCACCAACATTTGTCATACTGCTGGCGGTGATTGCCGTGGTAGTATTAGCGATCCGTTCCATGCATAAGGATAAGAAATCCGGAAAGACCTGCAGCGGCTGCGGAGGAGGCTGTTCGGGGTGTCACGGCTCCTGCGGTACGGCCGGGAAAAAGGAGAGATAA
- a CDS encoding DUF6110 family protein, whose amino-acid sequence MGNPLKSTKFWLFVGGAAAGLFARSKTARRACVNGIAAGMQMKDQMAAGLQNMKEEAQDIYEDAKRKAAGEEAAL is encoded by the coding sequence ATGGGAAATCCATTAAAGAGCACGAAATTCTGGCTGTTCGTAGGAGGAGCAGCAGCCGGCCTTTTTGCCAGAAGCAAAACGGCGCGGAGGGCATGTGTCAATGGAATAGCCGCGGGAATGCAGATGAAGGATCAAATGGCAGCAGGCCTTCAGAATATGAAGGAAGAGGCGCAGGATATTTATGAAGATGCGAAAAGAAAAGCAGCGGGAGAAGAGGCGGCTTTGTGA
- a CDS encoding heavy metal translocating P-type ATPase: protein MKYLIIYDKPGRIRVRMGQYAFTREQGYGIENLLSREKGICSVETSSSNGGILIHYQGECRQTILTILDGLRRTELQAGKKSEETKTRELNQGFYGKVARMVIAHYAVRLLIPSPLRLVRAVFHALKFVRKGLRALAAGKVNVEVLDAASILCAFAQRSPKTASSIMLLLQISECLEENTRKKTRNALAESLAVHVDQVWQVTEKGDVKVPLSAVRPGDRIRVQAGSLIPADGAVRSGDAMVNESSMTGEPMAVLRRRGHTVYAGTAVEEGNIEIEVTKLAGESRIQSIVHMIDQSEILKAGVQGKAECLADSIVPFSFATSLATLLLTRNLTKAMSVLMVDYSCALKLSVPIAVISAMREAAGRRILVKGGKFLEGFAQADTIIFDKTGTLTSAAPRVAKVIAFGGYTKEEVLRDAACLEEHFPHSVARAVVEKAAEQSLNHQEEHARVEYVVAHGISTILRERRAQIGSAHFIFEDERIPYTEEVRRAEDVEMQGLSVIYLAVGGAVAGMIGIEDPVRKDAAAVIEILRKKGFKHIIMMTGDSEAAAARVARELHIVEYQAQVLPEDKAGMVKKLKEQGCKVIMVGDGINDSPALAAADVSVAMRDSSDLAKEVADITLLSEKLTDLLALRELSEKLMGRIYRNYGFILSFNTLLMSFGIAGALSPSVTSLLHNLSTMVISGNSTRLYLEDKEKES, encoded by the coding sequence GTGAAATACCTGATCATATACGACAAACCGGGCAGAATCCGGGTGCGCATGGGACAATATGCGTTTACGAGGGAACAGGGCTACGGGATTGAAAATCTGCTGAGCAGGGAAAAGGGAATCTGTTCTGTGGAAACGTCTTCAAGCAACGGTGGGATTCTGATACATTATCAGGGGGAATGCCGTCAGACGATTCTGACAATCCTGGACGGCCTCAGGCGTACAGAGCTGCAAGCAGGGAAGAAATCAGAGGAGACGAAGACAAGAGAGCTGAATCAGGGTTTTTATGGCAAGGTGGCGAGGATGGTCATTGCCCATTACGCGGTGCGTCTCTTGATACCGTCCCCGCTGCGTCTGGTTCGCGCGGTTTTCCATGCGTTAAAATTTGTCAGAAAAGGTCTCCGGGCTTTGGCGGCGGGTAAAGTGAATGTGGAGGTGCTGGACGCTGCTTCAATTCTATGCGCCTTCGCCCAGCGGTCGCCTAAGACCGCTTCTTCAATCATGCTGTTGCTTCAAATCAGTGAATGCCTGGAAGAAAATACCCGGAAAAAGACCAGAAATGCGCTGGCAGAAAGCCTGGCTGTCCATGTGGATCAGGTATGGCAGGTCACAGAAAAGGGTGATGTGAAAGTGCCTCTGTCCGCCGTGCGTCCGGGCGACCGGATCAGAGTCCAGGCAGGCAGTCTGATACCTGCGGATGGCGCCGTCCGGTCAGGAGATGCAATGGTGAATGAATCCTCTATGACTGGAGAGCCTATGGCTGTACTGCGCAGGCGAGGCCACACTGTTTATGCGGGAACAGCCGTGGAAGAGGGAAATATTGAGATAGAAGTGACGAAGCTGGCGGGAGAGAGCCGCATCCAGTCCATCGTCCACATGATTGACCAGTCGGAGATTCTAAAAGCCGGTGTTCAGGGCAAGGCGGAATGCCTGGCGGATTCTATCGTGCCATTCAGCTTTGCCACATCCCTTGCGACTCTGCTGCTGACCAGAAATCTGACGAAAGCCATGTCTGTACTGATGGTAGACTATTCCTGCGCGCTGAAGCTTTCGGTGCCGATCGCAGTGATATCGGCCATGCGGGAAGCGGCCGGCCGCAGGATACTGGTGAAGGGCGGAAAATTTCTGGAAGGCTTTGCCCAGGCGGATACAATTATTTTTGATAAGACTGGGACGCTGACATCTGCTGCCCCGAGGGTGGCCAAGGTGATAGCATTTGGCGGATACACAAAGGAAGAGGTGCTGAGGGATGCGGCCTGCCTGGAGGAACATTTTCCTCACAGTGTAGCCAGGGCGGTTGTAGAGAAGGCGGCGGAACAGAGTCTGAACCATCAGGAGGAGCACGCCAGGGTGGAGTATGTGGTAGCTCATGGTATCAGCACGATCCTGAGAGAACGGCGCGCCCAGATCGGAAGCGCCCATTTCATATTTGAGGATGAAAGAATTCCGTATACAGAAGAAGTCCGGCGTGCCGAAGATGTGGAAATGCAGGGGCTTTCCGTGATATATCTGGCCGTCGGGGGCGCTGTCGCAGGCATGATCGGCATCGAGGATCCGGTCAGGAAAGACGCGGCGGCGGTTATAGAGATACTGAGAAAAAAAGGCTTTAAGCATATTATTATGATGACCGGAGACAGTGAAGCCGCGGCCGCCCGTGTCGCCCGGGAACTGCATATTGTAGAATATCAGGCGCAGGTTCTTCCTGAGGATAAGGCGGGAATGGTCAAAAAACTGAAGGAGCAGGGCTGCAAAGTAATCATGGTAGGTGACGGCATCAACGATTCACCTGCGCTGGCGGCGGCCGACGTATCGGTTGCCATGCGGGACTCTTCGGATCTGGCCAAAGAAGTGGCGGATATCACTCTCCTGTCGGAGAAGCTGACGGATCTTCTGGCTCTCCGGGAATTGAGTGAAAAGCTTATGGGAAGAATATACAGGAATTATGGATTCATTCTGTCATTTAATACTCTTTTGATGTCTTTTGGCATTGCCGGAGCCCTCAGCCCGTCGGTCACTTCTTTGCTTCACAATCTTTCAACCATGGTGATCAGCGGGAACAGCACGCGGCTGTATTTGGAAGACAAGGAGAAAGAATCATGA
- a CDS encoding metal-dependent transcriptional regulator: MKLTVSQMKYMLALGELDRGSKIRCTDVARKLQVKKPSVCGMLCRLEHMGLVQQDPYSDVRLTEEGRKMMQECRRYYACISGLLLERLKLSEETAEAAAYVLMGNLDSTVLKELLEQAESH; this comes from the coding sequence ATGAAACTGACAGTGTCACAGATGAAATATATGTTGGCGTTGGGGGAACTGGACAGGGGCAGCAAGATCCGCTGTACTGACGTTGCTCGGAAGCTTCAGGTGAAGAAACCCAGCGTATGCGGAATGCTGTGCAGATTAGAACATATGGGCCTGGTTCAGCAGGACCCGTATTCGGACGTTCGGCTTACAGAAGAGGGGAGAAAGATGATGCAGGAGTGCAGGCGGTATTACGCCTGTATTTCCGGGCTGCTGTTAGAACGGCTGAAGCTGTCGGAAGAGACCGCGGAGGCGGCCGCCTATGTGCTCATGGGTAATCTTGATTCAACGGTTTTAAAAGAGCTGCTGGAACAGGCGGAAAGCCATTGA
- a CDS encoding DUF3793 family protein: MDQKEKAAKLQVARQCAPVLAGIKVSNLLILSRVSPLTVMRMMDGTGLSFDYLYCGCSRKVWLVYWLEELEAVLQKPEVRIFLREFGYQEFSCSSVLMHLKKRYQAYLRNEEGYPHELGVLLDYPLADVKGFMENKGQNYLYSGYWKVYSNAEQAKKIFARYGEARRRAVQLAQEGKGFREITGSIIKWREPAAVI, translated from the coding sequence ATGGATCAAAAGGAAAAAGCGGCAAAACTGCAGGTGGCCAGACAATGCGCTCCTGTGCTGGCAGGGATTAAGGTTTCCAATCTCCTGATATTGAGCCGGGTGAGCCCGCTGACCGTCATGAGGATGATGGATGGGACGGGATTATCATTTGATTATCTGTACTGTGGCTGCAGCAGGAAGGTGTGGCTGGTTTACTGGCTGGAGGAACTGGAAGCGGTTCTGCAGAAGCCGGAGGTCCGGATATTTCTTCGGGAGTTCGGCTATCAGGAATTTAGCTGCAGTTCTGTCCTGATGCATCTGAAAAAACGGTATCAGGCGTATCTGAGAAATGAGGAAGGATATCCCCATGAGCTGGGAGTGCTGCTGGACTATCCGCTGGCGGATGTGAAGGGGTTCATGGAGAACAAAGGGCAGAATTACCTGTATTCCGGATACTGGAAGGTATACAGCAATGCGGAGCAGGCGAAAAAAATTTTTGCCAGATATGGGGAAGCCCGCCGGAGAGCCGTACAACTGGCGCAGGAAGGCAAAGGCTTCCGTGAAATAACTGGCAGCATCATCAAATGGAGAGAACCGGCAGCGGTAATCTAA
- a CDS encoding flavodoxin has product MSQIIVTYWSGTGNTEAMANAIGKGIEAAGGEAKVVSMEDISPADLKTSGAFALGCPAMGAEELEDTIVEPFVNEVEKFAAGKRIALFGSYDWGDGEWMRTWASRMKDAGAAIVGDEGLICNNEPGDEDNAACENLGKLLISV; this is encoded by the coding sequence ATGAGCCAGATTATAGTTACATATTGGAGCGGCACCGGCAATACTGAAGCGATGGCGAACGCCATTGGAAAAGGCATAGAAGCAGCCGGCGGCGAAGCAAAGGTAGTGTCAATGGAAGATATTTCACCGGCTGATCTGAAGACCAGCGGCGCGTTTGCGCTGGGATGTCCCGCTATGGGGGCGGAAGAGCTGGAGGATACAATAGTAGAACCCTTCGTAAATGAGGTGGAAAAATTCGCGGCGGGAAAGCGGATCGCCCTGTTTGGTTCCTATGACTGGGGCGACGGCGAGTGGATGCGGACCTGGGCCAGCAGAATGAAGGATGCAGGGGCGGCCATCGTAGGCGATGAAGGGCTGATCTGCAACAATGAACCGGGCGACGAGGATAACGCCGCCTGTGAAAACTTAGGCAAATTACTCATATCTGTATAA
- a CDS encoding DUF6320 domain-containing protein, whose amino-acid sequence MLYCSKCRIQIRGNKKCCPLCQGELTGIPSPAAFPTLKRGRISSLSLVKIFTFCMIALEIAFIAVWFLSDFELAWVPFGMIGALVVWLDVVLGVYFRNNMVKNITLQVYIVMIAGFLIDRYTGFYGWSVQWMIPCCFVGLVIVTVCIGKGAKVLLEEYILYLAVDMVLAMGQAIFLALRMNAFVWPAVISMASLLILGVAALLFRFRDLKSASEKLFHM is encoded by the coding sequence ATGCTGTACTGCAGCAAATGCCGGATACAGATCCGTGGAAATAAAAAGTGCTGTCCTCTCTGTCAGGGAGAGCTGACCGGCATACCGTCGCCGGCTGCGTTCCCTACGTTGAAGAGGGGGAGAATTTCCAGCCTGTCACTGGTGAAGATCTTTACCTTTTGCATGATAGCGCTGGAGATAGCATTCATCGCGGTCTGGTTTCTGTCCGATTTTGAATTGGCTTGGGTACCCTTTGGAATGATCGGCGCCCTGGTCGTATGGCTGGATGTGGTGTTGGGGGTATATTTCCGAAATAATATGGTGAAGAATATAACATTACAGGTATATATCGTCATGATTGCAGGATTTCTCATTGACCGGTATACGGGATTTTACGGCTGGTCGGTGCAGTGGATGATTCCCTGCTGCTTTGTGGGGCTTGTGATCGTGACAGTCTGCATCGGGAAAGGCGCTAAGGTACTGCTGGAGGAATATATTCTCTATCTGGCGGTAGATATGGTACTGGCGATGGGGCAGGCGATCTTTCTCGCGCTCCGGATGAATGCGTTCGTCTGGCCGGCGGTGATCAGCATGGCGTCTCTTTTGATTCTGGGAGTGGCGGCTCTGCTGTTCCGTTTCCGGGATCTTAAAAGTGCTTCTGAGAAACTGTTTCACATGTAA
- a CDS encoding pectin acetylesterase-family hydrolase, with the protein MKEKDLKPGLALSIRVGEFVENSIEKTIVSKKEAPVLQGAPDKNIWYKYPIPEGITGDGSEYYIYIKRAQSDNLCVFLSGGGVAWNEYTAARPVTGGKVAAGLPNYYWNNLRPFTQIMNINIGITEIGNPKNPFDDWNFIIITYATGDFHLGNNDFPYEGEDGSDQILHFHGYGNFIAGMRAGKRFFSNPKKLLIAGDSAGAFAVPALTGEILESFYPECEDVTLLSDSGQLLYDKWQRTAKKIWKTKEEFWRPIKGANITLEWYRCLYRKWGDRLKYLYASSVRDYLLSAYYNDVAHKTYKTDSEVQEVFFHQLNDMVRELKKLTPHFGFFLNDWKNLFLMRGGTVHTAVRERQFYHKTKSGDIMADWLFDAVNGRIRDVGLDLLRC; encoded by the coding sequence ATGAAGGAGAAAGACCTGAAACCGGGACTGGCACTAAGCATCCGCGTAGGAGAGTTTGTAGAGAATTCTATAGAGAAAACAATCGTGAGCAAAAAAGAGGCGCCTGTGCTTCAGGGCGCGCCTGATAAGAATATCTGGTATAAATACCCGATACCGGAGGGCATTACCGGTGACGGCTCCGAATACTACATTTATATTAAAAGGGCGCAGTCCGACAATTTATGCGTTTTTCTGTCCGGCGGCGGAGTCGCCTGGAATGAATATACGGCTGCGCGGCCGGTCACAGGGGGAAAGGTGGCTGCCGGGCTGCCGAATTATTACTGGAATAACCTGCGCCCGTTCACTCAGATCATGAATATCAACATCGGGATTACAGAGATTGGGAACCCAAAGAATCCTTTTGACGACTGGAATTTTATTATCATCACGTATGCCACCGGGGACTTTCATTTAGGGAACAACGATTTCCCCTATGAAGGCGAGGACGGCTCGGACCAGATTCTCCATTTTCACGGGTACGGCAATTTTATTGCCGGGATGAGGGCGGGGAAACGGTTCTTCAGTAACCCGAAGAAGTTGCTCATAGCCGGAGACAGTGCCGGCGCCTTTGCGGTTCCGGCCCTGACGGGAGAGATTCTGGAGAGTTTTTATCCGGAATGTGAGGATGTGACGCTGCTGTCGGACAGCGGCCAGCTTCTGTATGACAAATGGCAGAGGACGGCGAAAAAGATCTGGAAGACAAAGGAAGAGTTCTGGAGGCCTATTAAGGGCGCGAATATCACACTGGAGTGGTACAGATGCCTGTACAGGAAGTGGGGCGACCGGCTCAAATACCTATATGCCAGCTCCGTCAGAGATTATCTTCTGAGCGCATATTATAATGATGTGGCTCACAAGACCTATAAGACGGACAGTGAGGTGCAGGAGGTCTTTTTCCACCAGCTGAACGATATGGTGCGGGAGCTAAAGAAATTGACGCCTCATTTCGGCTTTTTCTTAAATGACTGGAAGAACCTGTTTTTGATGAGAGGCGGGACTGTCCACACGGCAGTTCGGGAAAGGCAGTTTTACCATAAGACGAAATCTGGGGATATCATGGCTGACTGGCTCTTTGACGCCGTGAACGGGAGAATCCGCGATGTGGGACTGGATCTGCTGCGCTGCTGA